The Nycticebus coucang isolate mNycCou1 chromosome 5, mNycCou1.pri, whole genome shotgun sequence genome window below encodes:
- the NUP43 gene encoding nucleoporin Nup43: MLLEVALVVDFGMEDIYAKFVSQKISKTRWLPVSPGSLHTAETFATGSWDNEENYVSLWSIGDFGNLDSDGGFEGDHQLLCDIKHHGDVMDLQFFDQERIVAASSTGCVTIFLHHPNNQTLSVNQQWTTAHYHTGPGSPSYSSAPCTGIVCDNPEIVTVGEDGRINLFRADHKEAVRTIDNADSSTLHAVTFLRTPEILTVNSIGQLKIWDFRQQGNEPSQILSLTGDRVPLHCVDRHPNQQHVVATGGQDGMLSIWDVRQGTMPVSLLKAHEAEMWEVHFHPSNPDHLFTCSEDGSLWHWDASTDVPEKSSLFHQGGRTSAFLSHSISNQANVQQSLISSWLSTDPAKDRIEITSLLPNRTLSVNSLDVLGPCLVCGTDAEAIYVTRQLFR, translated from the exons ATGCTACTTGAAGTAGCTCTTGTGGTTGATTTCGGCATGGAGGATATTTATGCTAAGTTCGTGTCTCAGAAAATCAGCAAAACCCGCTGGCTGCCGGTATCTCCAGGGAGCCTGCACACCGCGGAGACGTTCGCTACAGGGTCTTGGGACAATGAG GAAAATTATGTTTCACTGTGGTCCATTGGCGATTTTGGAAACTTGGACTCTGATGGAGGGTTTGAAGGAGACCATCAATTATTGTGTGATATCAAACACCATGGTGATGTAATGGATTTACAG TTTTTTGATCAGGAAAGAATTGTAGCTGCTTCATCAACAGGATGTGTAACAATTTTCCTTCACCATCCAAATAACCAG ACTCTGTCAGTCAACCAGCAATGGACAACAGCTCACTACCACACAGGTCCAGGCAGTCCTTCCTATAGCAGCGCCCCATGTACAGGTATTGTGTGCGACAACCCAGAAATTGTCACAGTTGGAGAGGATGGTCGAATAAATCTCTTCAGAGCTGATCACAAGGAAGCTGTAAGAACTATAG acaATGCAGATAGCAGTACACTCCATGCTGTAACCTTCCTTCGAACTCCTGAGATTCTTACAGTAAATTCAATTGGACAGTTAAAAATATGGGATTTCAGACAACAAGGAAATGAGCCTTCTCAGATATTATCATT AACTGGTGACCGAGTGCCACTCCACTGTGTTGATAGACATCCCAATCAACAGCATGTTGTAGCTACTGGTGGCCAGGATGGAATGTTGAGTATTTGGGATGTTAGACAAGGTACCATGCCTGTGTCTCTGCTGAAGGCTCACGAAGCTGAAA TGTGGGAAGTTCACTTTCACCCATCCAACCCAGATCATCTGTTTACTTGTTCTGAAGATGGGTCCCTTTGGCACTGGGATGCCTCCACAGATGTACCTGAAAAGTCATCACTCTTTCACCAAg gaggAAGAACTAGTGCTTTTTTGTCTCATAGCATTAGTAACCAAGCTAATGTTCAGCAGTCTCTCATAAGTTCCTGGCTCAGTACTGATCCTGCAAAAGACCGTATTGAAATCACGAGCTTACTTCCCAATAGGACTCTGTCTGTGAACAGTTTGGATGTTTTAGGTCCTTGTCTTGTTTGTGGAACTGATGCAGAAGCAATTTATGTCACAAGACAACTTTTTCGTTGA